The Xiphophorus hellerii strain 12219 chromosome 7, Xiphophorus_hellerii-4.1, whole genome shotgun sequence nucleotide sequence TGTGAGCCAGGCTGCAGAATCTGTAGAGTAACAATGACTTTAACAGCTTTTCTGAACCAGGGGTAGAACAGGGCGTAGATCACAGGGTTCAGACAAGAGTTGGAATAAAAGACAAAGCACAATATCGATACATATGAGGTACTGGTTATATTAACTTGAACTATAGAGTAGCAGTAATATGGACAGTAACACATTAGATATACAACAACTAGAACCCCCAGAGTCCTGGCTGCTTTTAACTCTGATCTCTTTGTTCCTGATGTCAATGAATGAAACGTGACGACTGTAATGTGAGAGCGCATGGCACGAGCCTGAGACACAGCCACCACAAATACTCTCAAATACAGAACTATGATGGTTGTTActggaaatatgaaattaaaCATGAGGTCAAATGTTCCTAGAATGTAGCTTATGATAAATTTACATTCTCCAGTGCAGGATTTGCTCCTGCCAGGCTGAATCAGCTCATCCTTTGCATACAAAAGGCTGCAGGAAGAAGCACAGAAccaacacagacaaacacaatatTTGACTCTCGTCAACGACATTTTCCTGGAGTAATCCAGAGGGTAGCATATAGCAATATAGCGGTCAACTGATATCAAAACAATGTTCCAAATTGAAGCACTGATGAGGTTACaaatcaaaaaccaaaacaaagcacACATGGCGTCTCCAAGAAACCAGCAGAATGTAAATCTGTAGATTTCAAAAGGCATCAGCAGGAGACcaacaaaaaagtctgaaacaCCCAGAGAGACGAGGAGGATGTTTGTAGGAGTGTGGAGCTGCCTGGAAGGAGACAAAATCACAATTATGCatcaaatatagaaaaaatatctaaattttaATTCCTTTTCCTTTTAGCTACACATTTCCAAATACTAAGTTGGAAGTTTAGTGTAGGTTGAGCTGAGAAGCTGCTGTTTGCCTGAAGTGTGAGACTGAGATGATGATTAGGAGGTTGAGCACTACAGTGATCAATGAGATGAAGAGCAGCACAGAGTTCAGGAGAACGGCTTCAGACCAGTGAAGTGTGGGCTTCCTGCAGGAGCTGTTGAGGAGATGTGGGAAACAGAGATCAGTTCTGTCTTGGATCTCCATCCTCAGACGGCTGCAGCTCTCTGATCTGATCCTGTCCTGTAACACATGTTTTCCTGCCTTAACTCCTCTGTTGCTTTATCTCTTTGGGGAGTTTGTAGTTTCTCCTCCTCCACTTTGCAGATGCATTTCATCCATATAATTtaccttttttgtgtgtgtcccccataagaaaaaaaattcctgacAAAAGTTGAAAAGACATACTTTAAGTAAGAAGACATGCCCATGGCCCTGCGGTTGATGAATTTGTTGACTGGTGtgataaagcttttttttcattaaatgtacAGAATGCAAAGGACATGTCCATTGATTTTAGACAGAATCCCCATAAGACAAATCAAACGGTAATCAAAGGTCAGACAGTGGAGACAgtagaaaactataaatatcttTGGACTATTTTGGGTAATAAGTTAAAATTTACCTGGCATTcagaaaacctacaaaaa carries:
- the LOC116722493 gene encoding trace amine-associated receptor 13c-like yields the protein MEIQDRTDLCFPHLLNSSCRKPTLHWSEAVLLNSVLLFISLITVVLNLLIIISVSHFRQLHTPTNILLVSLGVSDFFVGLLLMPFEIYRFTFCWFLGDAMCALFWFLICNLISASIWNIVLISVDRYIAICYPLDYSRKMSLTRVKYCVCLCWFCASSCSLLYAKDELIQPGRSKSCTGECKFIISYILGTFDLMFNFIFPVTTIIVLYLRVFVVAVSQARAMRSHITVVTFHSLTSGTKRSELKAARTLGVLVVVYLMCYCPYYCYSIVQVNITSTSYVSILCFVFYSNSCLNPVIYALFYPWFRKAVKVIVTLQILQPGSHEAKLM